In Bacteroidota bacterium, a single genomic region encodes these proteins:
- a CDS encoding T9SS type A sorting domain-containing protein, translated as MKKLLSTLIFLLVIALIQLAAQNRVYTPNLISPENEALGVVPDIILNWQAVSGIHGEVTYDAQLDTDPAFSNPVTFNTNLSGAQMEDLIFGQQYYWRVRAIDGPDISDWSVVWSFTVLNTMKLLKPANFKIDQAPDVELGWTGITGADYYDIQIDTSYYWKNRSGITSVDINDVALISETEAWLVGNSGLLLHYAGDSFEIVLDTLTDKNLNAVSITAGGGFGAAVGDDGTVVYWEGTEWDIEPASGITEDLQCVAFLANDNGWAGGLGGALYHFDGSVWNDAGTSFSDDIYGMYFVDENNGWIVGKGGFIAYWNGTEWTEQSSPITRDITDVSFIADNYGWACSKGGKLIHYDGFEWTEATSGITKDLTSIAFLTPTLGYAIGIEGNLLEYDGINWFTSTIGFQTDYYAIRFFGGDMGFATGKSGTIMKYDLGGFVTPGNIISVPGNEVLKKMQYLLFGEVYAWRIRARHATDTSGWSQAWSFTTQAAPELQKPAEDAADLGMFEKFEWKKITGVVDYTLEMDTDPAFSAPLIYISETNSDSIEFYHFGETMYWRVRANHLKDHSDWSAVRMFTNIDIVYLDLPQNGAINQIDKPTLSWDAISGVDFYEVLYDTLPDMINPCCQEIIDAPKSNYKIGWALRAGKTYYWKVRAIKGVDTTQYSEKWSFTVAGPQGIQEISEQNLNMYPNPSNGYIYLDYNAQQSTTLQVYVLDLVGQILMEQEVTFSEGSNTRKLDLNNLSNGIYILRFQNGEQHFSRKINLFK; from the coding sequence ATGAAAAAACTTTTATCAACACTCATTTTTCTCCTCGTCATAGCCTTGATCCAGTTGGCTGCCCAGAACCGGGTGTATACCCCGAACCTGATCTCACCGGAAAATGAGGCCCTGGGCGTAGTACCTGATATCATTCTCAACTGGCAGGCTGTCTCAGGAATCCACGGGGAAGTAACGTATGATGCTCAGCTCGATACGGATCCGGCTTTTAGTAATCCGGTTACCTTTAATACCAATCTCAGCGGAGCACAGATGGAAGATCTGATATTCGGACAGCAATACTACTGGCGGGTCAGGGCCATCGACGGCCCGGATATTTCCGACTGGTCTGTAGTTTGGTCGTTTACCGTGCTCAACACCATGAAACTTTTAAAACCGGCTAACTTTAAAATCGACCAGGCACCCGATGTAGAACTCGGCTGGACAGGTATCACCGGAGCCGACTACTACGATATCCAGATCGATACTTCATACTACTGGAAAAACCGTAGCGGCATCACCAGCGTTGACATCAATGATGTTGCCCTTATCAGCGAAACCGAAGCCTGGCTGGTTGGAAACAGCGGCCTCTTGCTCCATTATGCCGGAGACTCTTTTGAAATTGTCCTCGATACCCTCACGGATAAGAATCTCAACGCCGTATCAATCACTGCCGGTGGTGGATTCGGAGCTGCAGTAGGTGACGACGGAACCGTCGTGTACTGGGAAGGTACCGAATGGGATATTGAACCGGCTTCAGGTATCACCGAAGATCTGCAATGCGTGGCATTCCTTGCAAACGACAACGGCTGGGCAGGTGGACTGGGTGGCGCTCTTTACCACTTCGACGGATCTGTCTGGAACGACGCAGGTACTTCCTTTAGCGATGATATTTACGGAATGTATTTCGTTGATGAAAACAACGGATGGATCGTCGGTAAAGGCGGATTCATTGCTTACTGGAACGGAACCGAATGGACAGAGCAAAGCTCTCCAATAACAAGAGATATTACCGATGTCTCTTTCATTGCCGATAATTATGGATGGGCTTGCTCCAAAGGCGGAAAACTTATTCATTATGATGGTTTTGAATGGACAGAAGCAACAAGCGGTATCACAAAAGACCTCACTTCCATTGCATTCCTCACTCCTACACTGGGTTATGCCATTGGTATTGAAGGTAACCTTTTGGAATATGATGGTATCAACTGGTTTACATCAACCATAGGTTTCCAGACCGATTACTATGCCATCAGATTTTTCGGTGGTGACATGGGCTTTGCAACAGGAAAAAGCGGTACCATCATGAAATATGACCTGGGTGGATTTGTTACTCCAGGAAACATTATTTCGGTTCCGGGTAATGAAGTCCTGAAAAAGATGCAATACCTCCTCTTCGGAGAAGTCTACGCATGGAGGATCAGAGCAAGACATGCTACCGATACCTCCGGCTGGTCACAGGCCTGGTCGTTCACAACACAGGCAGCACCGGAATTGCAAAAACCAGCAGAAGACGCAGCAGACCTGGGTATGTTTGAAAAGTTTGAATGGAAAAAAATAACCGGAGTTGTTGATTATACACTCGAAATGGACACCGACCCGGCTTTCTCTGCTCCGTTGATCTACATCAGCGAAACCAATAGCGATAGTATCGAGTTCTATCACTTCGGGGAAACGATGTACTGGAGAGTCAGGGCCAATCACCTGAAGGATCATTCAGACTGGTCTGCCGTAAGAATGTTTACCAATATCGACATTGTTTACCTTGACCTGCCCCAGAATGGAGCGATTAACCAAATAGATAAACCCACTCTTTCCTGGGATGCCATTTCAGGTGTTGATTTTTATGAAGTACTTTACGACACCCTTCCTGATATGATAAATCCCTGCTGCCAGGAAATTATTGACGCACCCAAAAGCAATTATAAGATTGGCTGGGCTTTACGTGCTGGAAAGACGTATTACTGGAAAGTCCGCGCTATAAAAGGTGTTGACACAACACAATATAGTGAAAAGTGGTCTTTCACGGTTGCCGGGCCTCAGGGAATCCAGGAAATCAGTGAGCAGAATCTGAATATGTATCCTAATCCAAGCAATGGGTATATTTACCTGGACTACAATGCACAGCAATCTACAACCCTGCAGGTTTATGTTTTGGACCTCGTCGGTCAGATACTCATGGAACAGGAAGTTACTTTCAGCGAAGGAAGTAATACCCGTAAACTGGATCTGAACAACCTCTCAAATGGAATATACATTCTGAGGTTCCAGAACGGAGAACAACACTTCTCCAGAAAGATAAATCTGTTTAAATAA